ATGGGGAGGAGGTTACGGACACATCGTCGCGACGGGTAAAAATGCATGCGTGCTGCATTATGTGAGTAATGATAGCGTTTTGGAAAAAGATGATTTGATCTTAGTTGATTCCGGGGCCGAATTCAATTCCTACACTGCCGATGTAACAAGAGTATTTCCCGCCGGGAAAAAATTTACCGAAGCGCAGAAAACCATCTATGAAATCGTTCTTGCTTCTCAAAAAAATGCGATACTTTATTCGAAAGAAGGAACTCCTTTCAATGAAATCCATACTAAGACAGTTTACTTTCTTGCCGATTGTTTGAAGGAAATGGGTTTTCTTTCCGGTAGCATGGATTCGATTTTGGAAAAGGAAACATATAAAAAGTTTTATATGCATAGAACCGGACATTATCTGGGAATGGATGTTCATGATGTGGGCAAGTATTATATGCAAGGAAAAAGCAGAAAACTTGTTAACGGACAAGTGATTACCGTAGAACCAGGGTTATACTTTGATCCGGATGACGTTTTGATTCCTAAAGAATTCAGAGGGATAGGAATCAGAATTGAAGATGATATTCTGGTTCATGGAAATTCTCCCGTCAATTTGACAAAGGATATTCCTAAAGAGATCGAAGAAATCGAGGCGATGAAAGGCTGATGTTTTTAGAAGTGTAGCTGTTTTGAAAAAGAATTCCAAAAAAAGATTTCATGCGGTAAAATTCTTAGGACGTTTGAGTGATTTTCTGACTGAAACGGTGGAAGATGAACTGAAAAAACTGGGATTCCCTTCACTTTCCGCATCTCATTTTGAGATTATCACTTATCTTCTTCGCAAACAGACAGCTTGCAATATGTCCAAGATTGCAGAAGAAATCCATCGAACCAAACCGACTGTTACGGTTCTAATAACAAAGCTTGAATCTTTGAACCTAGTCAAAAAAGAAATCTCCCCTTTGGACAAAAGAGAGATTATGGTAAGTTTGACCAAAGAAGGAAAGGCGTTTCAAAAACCGGCAAGAGAGATCTCTGTAAAAGTTTTTTCTTTGAAACTTTGGGGTCTAAACCCCGAAGAATCCGCACAATTGTACAATCTTTTGGAAAAAACGTACAATTATACTTATCAGAATAAATTCAAAAACTGATTATTTGAATTGAGGTCTTCTTCCGGCAACGGCAGCCGAAATTCCTTCAATCGCATCGTCTGTGAAAAGGCTTTCGAATGTTTTTTCCTTATCGAACTCCAGCAGTTTTTTCAAATCTCCGTTCAAATGTCTGAGTGCTTCCTTGGAAGATCTGGTTGCTCCGAATGAATTTTTAGTCAGTTTGCGTGCCAGTTTCACTGCAGAATCTTTGACCGAATTCGCATCCGAATAGACCTCATCGTATAATCCTAGTTCTTTGGCTTCACTCGCTTTGTATGCATTTCCTTGGAGGATATGACTGTCCGCTTCTCTTGCACCGATAATGTCTCTTAACATCATTGCGACGAAAGAAGGAACTCTGATTCCTAATTTCACTTCGGGAAGACCGATCCTTGTCCCTTCCAAACCGAATCTGAAATCACTTGCGATCGCAAGCATAGCACCGTATCCCATAGCATGTCCGCCCACTTCTGAAATGACTACACCAGGGAATGTATAAACTTTTTCCAGGATTCCGAAAAAGTAATGTAAGAATAAATTGAGAAACTCTTCCGATCTGTCTCCACTGAGTTCCGTAAGGTTTAACCCTTGGGAAAATACACCCGGGCGAGCACTTCTTAATATAAGTATTTTGGAGAGTTTTGATTCCGCTTCCTGAATAGACTCACTTAGTTTTTGAAAACTTTCCAAAGTAAAACTATTGGATTCGTTTGTGTCTAAAGTAATGGTCGCGATTTCGTCTTCGATTTGTAAATGGATCATATAAATCAACCTGCGAGATAGTTAGATATCTAACAAATATCATTTTAAGAATTTTTGTAAATGAAAAATTAGATAAAATGAAAAGGTTAAAGGATTATTTGGTTGGAAAGAACAAAAGACGAATTGGTTCTTAGGGTAGGCGGATTTAGTTTTTTTCCAGATACAAGCGGATGACTTCTTTCATAACCGAAAGCCCGTTTGAGAGTGCGTCTTCATCGAAGTCGAAAAAAGAACTGTGATGGGAATGAACGAATCCTTTTTTCTCATTTCGAGAGCCTATAAAGAAGTAACATCCCGGCCTTTCCATAAGAAAGGCGGAAAAATCTTCCCCTCCCATAGTTCTGGTATTTTCTTCCGTGATGGAATCAGGACCGAGTATGTTTTTTCCCGCTTCTCTGACAATGTCCGCCATCTCGGGGTCGTTGATTGTGGGTTTGTCAATCCGTTTGTATTCGAAATCAACTTCAGCACCGAACGATTTGGCGATCCCTTTTACGATTTCTTCCAATCTTTTCGGAACCTTTTGATAAACTTCTTTTGAATAAGTAC
The nucleotide sequence above comes from Leptospira kobayashii. Encoded proteins:
- a CDS encoding MarR family winged helix-turn-helix transcriptional regulator; its protein translation is MKKNSKKRFHAVKFLGRLSDFLTETVEDELKKLGFPSLSASHFEIITYLLRKQTACNMSKIAEEIHRTKPTVTVLITKLESLNLVKKEISPLDKREIMVSLTKEGKAFQKPAREISVKVFSLKLWGLNPEESAQLYNLLEKTYNYTYQNKFKN
- a CDS encoding enoyl-CoA hydratase/isomerase family protein translates to MIHLQIEDEIATITLDTNESNSFTLESFQKLSESIQEAESKLSKILILRSARPGVFSQGLNLTELSGDRSEEFLNLFLHYFFGILEKVYTFPGVVISEVGGHAMGYGAMLAIASDFRFGLEGTRIGLPEVKLGIRVPSFVAMMLRDIIGAREADSHILQGNAYKASEAKELGLYDEVYSDANSVKDSAVKLARKLTKNSFGATRSSKEALRHLNGDLKKLLEFDKEKTFESLFTDDAIEGISAAVAGRRPQFK